The genomic region GAAGTGTTGGTGTACAACCACCAGGGAGATTTGGTGCGCGGCAACCCTGGTTCCATGTAAAGCGGAAGGCTACAGGCTGTCCGGCACAGCCAGCGGGGTTTCAGCGTTGTTGAGCTGCTCCAGCAGGTTGTCGGCCACAATGGTGTCCACGGCTTCCTCACGGCGGCGGCGCGGCTCCGATTCGCTCACGCAGATGTACTTGCGGGAGATTTTGCCTTGGTATTTCGGGAAGGGGCCCATGGTGATGCCTAGGTCCTCATCTTCGTAGATTTTCTCCATGTACTTGCCGAAGATGGGCAGCGCCGTGCGGCCACCTTCGCCCTGCTGCGAGTTCTGGAAGTGGATGCTGCGGTCTTCGCCGCCCACCCATACGCCGGTCACGAGGTCTTTGCTGACGCCCATGTACCAGCCGTCGGAGTAGTTGGAGGTGGTACCGGTTTTACCTCCAATCTGGTTGTCTTTCTTCCACAGCTCGTACTCCCACAGGGCCTGCGAGGTGCCGCCGGGCTCGTCCATGCCGCCGCGTAGCATGTAGAGCATCAGCCACGCCGTTTCCGACGGAATGGCACGCTTCTGCCGGGGGTCGAACTGCTTTATCACGTTGCCGTTACGGTCCTCGATGCGAGTCACAATCATCGGCTCGCTCTGGAAGCCCTGGTTGACGAAGGTGCTGTAGGCATTCACCATCTCATACACGCTCACGTCGCCGCCCGAGCCCAGGCCGATGCTGGGCACTGACAGCAGCGGGCTCTTGATACCCACTTTGTGCGCGTATTTGGCTACGTTTTCCCAGCCCACGCGCTCCGTGAGCTGCGCCGTGATGGAATTGACGGAACGGGCCATGGCGTGGCGCAACGTCATGTTGATGCCGGTGTACTCGCGGGTCACGTTGTCGGGCTTCCACTCCATATCCTTCCCGTTCTCTACGTAGTTGATGGTCACCCGCTCGTCGCGGATCCGGTCGCAGGGCGCGTAGCCATTGTCGAGGGCCGTGAGGTAGACGAAGGGCTTGAAGGTGGAGCCGGCCTGGCGCTTGCCCTGCTTCACGTGGTCGTACTGGAAAAATTCGTAGTCGAGGCCGCCCACCCAGGCCTTGATCTGGCCGGTGAAGGGGTCCATGCTCATCATGCCGGCGTGCAGGAAGTGCTTGTAGTAGGCCAGCGAATCGAGGGGAGAGAGCAGCAGCGTGGTGTCGCCGTCGCCTTTCCAGGTGAATACTTTGGTGGGGTGCTTGGCGTTGAGGGCCTGTTCTAGCAGATCGGGGCGGCCTTTGTAGCGGGCGGCCAGCTCCTTATACTGCTCGGTGCGCTTCATCTGGGTTTCGATGAAGCCGGGAATCTCATTGCCTTCCTCGTCCACCCAGGGGTTGGAGTCGCGGTTTTTCCAGAACCGGTCGAACTGCTGCTGCAGCCGCTTCATGCGGTCCTGCACCGATTCCTCGGCGTACTGCTGCATGCGCGAGTCGATGGTGGTGTAGATCTTGAGGCCGTCGCGGTACATGTCGTAGCCGTTCTTCTCGCACCACTCATTCACGAACTGGCTCACGGCGCCGCGGAAGTAGGTGGGCGGACCGTCGATGTGCCTTTCCACCTGATATTTCAGGGCGATGGGCTGCTGCTGCAGCGCGGCTACTTCAGCGGCGGGCAGCATGCCGGCCTGGCCCATGCGCGTAAGCACCAGGTTGCGGCGCTTGCGGGCCGCCTCGGGGTGGAAGCGCGGATTGTAGGCGGTAGGGTTGTTGAGCATGCCCACCAGCATGGCGGCCTGGTCGGCGGTGAGGCTGTCGGGCGAAGTGCTGTAGAAGGTTTTGGCAGCCACCTTGATGCCGTAGGCCTTGGAGCCGTATTCCACAGTGTTGAAGTACATCCGCAGAATTTCCTCCTTGGTGTAGCGCCGCTCCAGCTCCACGGCCGTCAGCCACTCCTTGGTTTTGCTGACCAGCGTGCTCACCACCGGAATGTAGCCCAGACCGCCCCGGGTTTCGCCGCGGCGGGTATTGTAGAGATTTTTGGCCAGCTGCTGGGTGATGGTGGAGCCGCCGCCGCTCTTGTTGCCCGTCACAACGCCCGACGCGGCGCGAGCCAGCGCCGTCAGGTCGATGCCGGAATGCTCGTAGTAACGCACGTCTTCGGTGGCTACCAAGGCCTTTATCAGCAGCGGCG from Hymenobacter canadensis harbors:
- a CDS encoding transglycosylase domain-containing protein, whose product is MSAPQAPKTNSTPRPRRPWSNRLSRAAWAVFVVGVGFFLLYPILVSMNFLFLFGKSPSLEELEDPKVEQPSEIYTADGVLIGKYFRENRVPVPLSKMSPLLIKALVATEDVRYYEHSGIDLTALARAASGVVTGNKSGGGSTITQQLAKNLYNTRRGETRGGLGYIPVVSTLVSKTKEWLTAVELERRYTKEEILRMYFNTVEYGSKAYGIKVAAKTFYSTSPDSLTADQAAMLVGMLNNPTAYNPRFHPEAARKRRNLVLTRMGQAGMLPAAEVAALQQQPIALKYQVERHIDGPPTYFRGAVSQFVNEWCEKNGYDMYRDGLKIYTTIDSRMQQYAEESVQDRMKRLQQQFDRFWKNRDSNPWVDEEGNEIPGFIETQMKRTEQYKELAARYKGRPDLLEQALNAKHPTKVFTWKGDGDTTLLLSPLDSLAYYKHFLHAGMMSMDPFTGQIKAWVGGLDYEFFQYDHVKQGKRQAGSTFKPFVYLTALDNGYAPCDRIRDERVTINYVENGKDMEWKPDNVTREYTGINMTLRHAMARSVNSITAQLTERVGWENVAKYAHKVGIKSPLLSVPSIGLGSGGDVSVYEMVNAYSTFVNQGFQSEPMIVTRIEDRNGNVIKQFDPRQKRAIPSETAWLMLYMLRGGMDEPGGTSQALWEYELWKKDNQIGGKTGTTSNYSDGWYMGVSKDLVTGVWVGGEDRSIHFQNSQQGEGGRTALPIFGKYMEKIYEDEDLGITMGPFPKYQGKISRKYICVSESEPRRRREEAVDTIVADNLLEQLNNAETPLAVPDSL